In one window of Massilibacterium senegalense DNA:
- the trpA gene encoding tryptophan synthase subunit alpha, producing MFKEKTRDLFIPYIMAGDPSSEATVQIALTLQQSGAVALELGVPFSDPLADGPVIQRAGMRALEAGMTLKKAIELVEEMRQSGVEIPIIIFTYYNPVLQLGKEYFISLLLHSGADGALIPDLPYEESKALKQMFQRNGLSLISLLAPTSKERMERISKEADGFLYCISSLGVTGERENFHENLQTFVSTAKQYATVPVVIGFGISNREQVKQMQQLSDGVIIGSAIVREIEQLSPLFQTDEERAIEQLRLFIQKLIE from the coding sequence ATGTTTAAGGAAAAAACACGCGATTTATTTATTCCATATATCATGGCAGGAGATCCAAGTTCTGAAGCAACCGTGCAAATTGCACTCACATTACAACAAAGTGGAGCAGTAGCATTAGAACTTGGTGTTCCTTTTTCTGATCCATTAGCAGATGGTCCTGTTATTCAGCGAGCAGGAATGCGAGCATTAGAAGCGGGAATGACGTTAAAAAAGGCAATAGAATTAGTGGAAGAGATGCGTCAAAGTGGGGTAGAAATTCCTATTATTATCTTTACTTATTACAATCCTGTGCTACAATTAGGGAAAGAATACTTTATCTCGTTATTGCTTCACTCCGGTGCAGACGGAGCGCTTATTCCAGATTTACCGTATGAGGAAAGCAAAGCGTTAAAACAAATGTTTCAACGAAATGGTTTATCGCTTATTTCATTATTAGCACCGACGAGTAAGGAACGGATGGAGCGGATTTCAAAAGAAGCTGATGGGTTTTTATATTGTATTTCTTCCTTAGGCGTAACAGGAGAACGAGAAAACTTTCACGAAAATTTACAAACATTTGTTTCTACTGCTAAGCAATATGCAACGGTACCTGTAGTGATTGGTTTCGGAATATCGAATCGAGAACAAGTAAAGCAGATGCAGCAATTGTCAGATGGTGTCATTATCGGTAGTGCCATCGTTCGTGAAATCGAACAGTTATCTCCATTATTTCAAACCGATGAAGAAAGAGCAATAGAACAACTTAGACTCTTTATTCAAAAATTAATAGAATGA